A window from Variovorax sp. PBL-E5 encodes these proteins:
- the hemL gene encoding glutamate-1-semialdehyde 2,1-aminomutase — MMSNTDPNSILFERARAVIPGGVNSPVRAFRAVGGTPRFVKRAQGAYFWDAGDRRYIDYIGSWGPMILGHGHPAVVEAVQRAVTDGFSFGAPTEREIELAEAILALMPSMEMVRLVSSGTEAAMSALRLARGATGRKYVIKFEGCYHGHADALLVKAGSGLATFGHPTSAGVPPEVVQHTLVLEYNNIAQLEEAFALHGHEIACLMIEAIAGNMNFVRASAAFARRCRELCTQHGALLVFDEVMTGFRVGLQGAQGVLGITPDLTVLGKVIGGGMPLAAFGGPRAIMEQLAPLGPVYQAGTLSGNPVATACGLATLKEVARPGFFDALSRKTRTLVDGLKSAAAAEGQPFCADSEGGMFGFFLLDTLPQNYTTVMTTDNAKFNQLFHGLLDRGIYIAPALYEAGFVSAAHSDEDIAATIEAARQIFALR, encoded by the coding sequence ATGATGTCGAACACTGATCCCAATTCCATTCTCTTCGAGCGCGCGCGCGCGGTGATTCCCGGTGGCGTGAACTCGCCGGTGCGTGCCTTCAGGGCTGTTGGCGGCACGCCGCGTTTCGTGAAGCGCGCGCAGGGCGCGTACTTCTGGGACGCCGGCGATCGGCGCTACATCGACTACATCGGCTCGTGGGGGCCGATGATCCTGGGCCACGGGCATCCCGCGGTGGTCGAGGCGGTGCAGCGTGCCGTGACCGACGGCTTCTCCTTCGGCGCGCCGACCGAGCGCGAGATCGAACTCGCCGAGGCCATCCTCGCGCTGATGCCGTCGATGGAGATGGTGCGGCTCGTGAGCTCCGGCACGGAGGCCGCGATGAGCGCCCTGCGCCTGGCGCGCGGCGCCACCGGCCGCAAGTACGTCATCAAGTTCGAAGGCTGCTACCACGGCCATGCGGACGCGCTGCTGGTCAAGGCCGGCTCGGGCCTCGCGACCTTCGGCCATCCGACCTCGGCCGGCGTGCCGCCGGAAGTCGTGCAGCACACGCTCGTGCTCGAGTACAACAACATCGCACAGCTGGAAGAAGCCTTCGCGCTGCATGGCCACGAGATCGCCTGCCTGATGATCGAGGCCATCGCCGGCAACATGAACTTCGTGCGGGCAAGCGCCGCCTTCGCCAGGCGCTGCCGCGAGCTCTGCACGCAGCATGGCGCGCTGCTGGTGTTCGACGAAGTCATGACCGGCTTTCGCGTCGGGCTGCAAGGTGCCCAGGGCGTGCTCGGCATCACGCCCGATCTCACGGTGCTCGGCAAGGTGATCGGCGGCGGCATGCCGCTGGCCGCCTTCGGCGGACCGCGCGCGATCATGGAACAGCTGGCGCCGCTGGGTCCGGTCTATCAGGCCGGTACGCTGTCCGGCAATCCGGTGGCCACGGCCTGCGGCCTCGCGACGCTGAAGGAAGTGGCCCGCCCGGGCTTCTTCGATGCACTGTCACGAAAGACGCGTACGCTGGTCGACGGACTGAAGTCGGCCGCTGCCGCCGAAGGCCAGCCGTTTTGCGCCGACAGCGAGGGCGGCATGTTCGGCTTCTTCCTGCTCGACACGCTGCCGCAGAACTACACCACCGTCATGACCACCGACAACGCGAAGTTCAACCAGCTCTTCCACGGCCTGCTGGACCGTGGCATCTATATTGCACCGGCCCTCTACGAAGCCGGCTTCGTGAGCGCGGCACACAGCGACGAGGACATCGCCGCCACGATCGAAGCCGCGCGCCAGATCTTCGCGCTGCGCTGA
- the purH gene encoding bifunctional phosphoribosylaminoimidazolecarboxamide formyltransferase/IMP cyclohydrolase: MALIALISVSDKTGILEFAQALHALGIRLLSTGGTAKLLADAGLPVTEVAEHTGFPEMLDGRVKTLHPKVHGGLLARRDLPAHMASLKAHGIDTIDLLVVNLYPFEATVAKAGCTLEDAIENIDIGGPAMVRSAAKNWKDVGVLTDAAQYPQALAELQADGALSQKTKFAFSVAAFNRISQYDGAISDYLSRIQEDGSHALFPAQANGRFVKLQDLRYGENPHQQAAFYRDLYPAPGSLVTARQLQGKELSYNNIADADAAWECVKSFDTAACVIVKHANPCGVAIGKDVFEAYGKALKTDPTSAFGGIIAFNRTVDRATAEAVRKQFVEVLMAPGFAPGALEVFQEGKKANVRILEIALPPGGATDWDNGRNAVDVKRIGSGLLMQTADNHVLSRSELKVVSKKQPTPQQLEDLLFAWKVAKFVKSNAIVFCADGMTMGVGAGQMSRVDSARIASIKAKNAGLSLQDSAAASDAFFPFRDGLDVLVEAGARCVIQPGGSMRDQEVIDAADEHGVVMVLTGVRHFRH; the protein is encoded by the coding sequence ATGGCACTGATTGCACTGATCTCCGTTTCCGACAAGACCGGCATCCTCGAATTCGCCCAGGCGCTGCATGCGCTCGGCATCCGGCTGCTGTCGACCGGAGGCACCGCGAAGCTCTTGGCCGACGCCGGCCTGCCGGTGACCGAGGTGGCCGAGCACACCGGCTTTCCCGAGATGCTCGACGGCCGCGTCAAGACCCTGCATCCCAAGGTGCACGGCGGCCTGCTGGCGCGGCGCGATCTGCCCGCGCACATGGCGTCACTGAAGGCGCATGGCATCGACACCATCGATCTGCTGGTGGTCAATCTCTATCCGTTCGAAGCCACGGTGGCCAAGGCCGGCTGCACGCTCGAGGACGCGATCGAGAACATCGACATCGGCGGCCCGGCCATGGTGCGCAGCGCCGCGAAGAACTGGAAGGATGTCGGCGTGCTGACCGATGCGGCGCAGTACCCGCAGGCGCTGGCCGAGCTTCAGGCCGACGGCGCGCTGAGCCAGAAAACCAAGTTCGCTTTTTCCGTCGCGGCCTTCAATCGCATCAGCCAGTACGACGGCGCGATCAGCGACTACCTCTCGCGCATCCAGGAAGACGGCAGCCATGCGCTGTTTCCCGCGCAGGCCAACGGCCGCTTCGTCAAGCTGCAGGATCTGCGCTACGGCGAGAACCCGCACCAGCAGGCCGCGTTCTACCGCGACCTGTATCCCGCGCCGGGTTCGCTCGTGACGGCCAGGCAACTGCAAGGCAAGGAGCTCAGCTACAACAACATCGCCGATGCCGATGCGGCGTGGGAATGCGTGAAGAGCTTCGACACCGCGGCCTGCGTGATCGTCAAGCACGCCAACCCATGCGGCGTCGCGATCGGCAAGGATGTGTTCGAGGCCTACGGCAAGGCCCTGAAGACCGATCCGACCTCGGCCTTCGGCGGCATCATCGCCTTCAACCGGACGGTGGATCGCGCGACCGCCGAGGCAGTCCGCAAGCAGTTCGTCGAAGTCCTCATGGCGCCGGGATTCGCACCGGGCGCGCTGGAGGTCTTCCAGGAAGGCAAGAAGGCCAATGTGCGCATCCTCGAGATCGCATTGCCGCCGGGCGGCGCCACCGACTGGGACAACGGCCGCAACGCCGTCGACGTGAAGCGCATCGGCTCGGGCCTGCTGATGCAGACCGCCGACAACCACGTGCTGTCGCGCAGCGAACTCAAGGTGGTCAGCAAGAAGCAGCCGACGCCGCAGCAGCTCGAGGATCTGCTCTTCGCCTGGAAGGTCGCGAAGTTCGTCAAGAGCAACGCGATCGTGTTCTGCGCCGACGGCATGACGATGGGTGTCGGCGCGGGGCAGATGAGCCGCGTCGATTCGGCGCGCATCGCCAGCATCAAGGCGAAGAACGCGGGGCTGTCGCTGCAGGACAGCGCAGCGGCGAGCGATGCCTTCTTCCCGTTTCGCGACGGGCTCGACGTGCTGGTCGAAGCCGGCGCGCGCTGCGTGATCCAGCCCGGCGGTTCGATGCGCGATCAGGAAGTGATCGATGCCGCCGACGAGCACGGCGTGGTGATGGTGCTCACGGGCGTGCGGCACTTCAGGCACTGA
- a CDS encoding FAD-dependent monooxygenase, with translation MALPPEVCIRGAGIVGRALALLLARERVRVALVAPAAAPAAQDVRAYALNAASKNLLESLRAWPDATHATPVREMQVHGDEGGRVQFSAARQKVEALAWIVDVPALEQQLADAVRFQPRIEVVADPMPAGLTVVCEGRASATREALGVRYEITRYPQHAIAARLEAERPHDGIARQWFDERGEVLALLPLGDAGGVSDRHGAFDRSLALVWSVDQLRAPELLAQSADEFGASLRAASHDALGALTLTSERAAWPLQRAIAERWTGQFADGRSWALAGDAAHTVHPLAGQGLNLGLADVAALSNIIKDRDYWRSVGDARLLRRYERARRTDVLSMSLATDGLQQLFAHSADPLPALRNWGMRGFDRTRLVKHWIARQAMGLQ, from the coding sequence ATGGCCCTTCCCCCCGAGGTTTGCATTCGCGGCGCCGGCATTGTCGGCCGCGCACTGGCGCTCTTGCTGGCGCGCGAAAGAGTGCGCGTGGCGCTGGTCGCGCCGGCCGCCGCGCCCGCCGCGCAGGACGTGCGTGCCTACGCCCTCAACGCGGCATCGAAGAACCTGCTCGAATCGCTGCGCGCGTGGCCCGACGCCACGCATGCCACGCCGGTGCGCGAAATGCAGGTGCATGGCGACGAAGGCGGCCGCGTGCAGTTCAGTGCAGCGCGCCAGAAGGTCGAGGCGCTGGCCTGGATCGTCGACGTGCCGGCGCTCGAGCAGCAGTTGGCCGATGCGGTGCGCTTCCAGCCGCGCATCGAGGTCGTCGCCGACCCCATGCCCGCGGGGCTGACCGTGGTCTGCGAAGGCCGCGCGAGCGCCACCCGCGAGGCGCTCGGTGTGCGCTACGAGATCACCCGCTATCCGCAGCACGCGATCGCGGCGCGGCTCGAAGCCGAGCGGCCGCACGACGGCATCGCGCGCCAGTGGTTCGACGAGCGCGGCGAGGTGCTGGCGCTGCTGCCGCTGGGCGATGCGGGCGGCGTGTCGGACCGGCACGGTGCCTTCGACCGTTCGCTGGCGCTGGTCTGGTCGGTCGACCAGCTGCGCGCGCCAGAGTTGCTGGCCCAGAGCGCCGACGAATTCGGCGCCAGCCTGCGCGCCGCCAGCCACGATGCGCTGGGCGCGCTCACGCTGACCAGCGAACGCGCAGCCTGGCCCCTGCAACGCGCGATCGCCGAACGCTGGACCGGCCAGTTCGCCGACGGCCGCAGCTGGGCGCTGGCCGGCGACGCCGCGCACACGGTGCATCCGCTGGCGGGCCAGGGCCTGAACCTCGGGCTGGCCGACGTGGCCGCGCTGTCGAACATCATCAAGGACCGGGACTACTGGCGCAGCGTGGGCGACGCCCGGCTGCTGCGCCGCTACGAACGCGCGCGCCGCACCGACGTGCTGTCGATGAGCCTGGCCACCGACGGCCTGCAGCAGCTCTTCGCCCACAGCGCCGACCCGCTGCCGGCGCTGCGCAACTGGGGCATGCGCGGCTTCGACCGGACACGGCTCGTCAAGCACTGGATCGCGCGCCAGGCCATGGGCCTGCAATGA
- a CDS encoding glutathione S-transferase, translating into MITVHHLNNSRSQRVLWLLEELALPYEIVRYQRDPKTMLAPATLRAVHPLGKSPVVVTDDGQALAESGAIVETLIERYGNGRLAPIAGTPDAVRYRYWLHYAEGSAMPPLLLKLMFDRIEKARMPFFAKPIARAIAGKAKSAFILPQITQHLNFMEGELGKNAWFAGDGFTGADIQMSFPVEAGVARGGLDAKRPKLMAWLERIHARPAYQKALERGGPYGLLT; encoded by the coding sequence ATGATCACCGTCCACCATCTCAACAATTCGCGCTCGCAACGCGTGCTCTGGCTGCTCGAAGAATTGGCGCTGCCCTACGAGATCGTTCGCTACCAGCGCGATCCGAAGACGATGCTCGCGCCGGCCACGCTGCGCGCCGTGCACCCGCTGGGCAAGTCGCCGGTGGTGGTGACGGACGACGGCCAGGCGCTGGCCGAGTCGGGTGCCATCGTCGAGACGCTGATCGAGCGCTACGGCAATGGCCGCCTCGCGCCGATCGCGGGCACGCCGGATGCCGTGCGGTATCGCTACTGGCTGCACTACGCCGAAGGCTCGGCCATGCCGCCGCTGCTGCTCAAGCTGATGTTCGACCGGATCGAGAAGGCCCGCATGCCCTTCTTCGCCAAGCCGATCGCCAGGGCCATCGCGGGCAAGGCCAAGAGCGCGTTCATCCTGCCGCAGATCACGCAGCACCTGAACTTCATGGAAGGCGAACTGGGCAAGAACGCATGGTTCGCGGGCGATGGCTTCACCGGCGCGGACATCCAGATGAGCTTTCCGGTCGAGGCCGGCGTGGCGCGCGGCGGCCTCGATGCGAAGCGCCCGAAGCTGATGGCGTGGCTGGAGCGCATCCATGCCCGGCCCGCCTACCAGAAGGCGCTCGAGCGCGGCGGGCCCTACGGCCTGCTGACCTGA
- a CDS encoding Fis family transcriptional regulator codes for MSKKHIEDCVRSSLDSYFRDLRGTEPDGMYDMLVRVVEKPLLDVVMTRAEGNQSKAAQWLGLNRNTLRKKLVEHKLLK; via the coding sequence ATGAGCAAGAAACACATCGAGGACTGCGTGCGCAGCAGCCTGGACAGCTACTTCCGCGATCTGCGCGGCACCGAACCCGACGGCATGTACGACATGCTGGTGCGGGTGGTCGAGAAGCCGCTGCTCGACGTCGTGATGACGCGCGCGGAGGGCAACCAATCCAAGGCCGCGCAATGGCTCGGCTTGAACCGCAACACGCTGCGCAAGAAGCTGGTCGAACACAAATTATTGAAGTAA
- a CDS encoding DsbC family protein, translated as MKKLVRPLFAAVAFGCVLASAMAGEAEIRKNLAARIPQFAKIDEVTKAPMPGLYEVRLNGFEIYYTDEQGNYLLQGNLIDVKARKNLTEERVEKLSEVAFDKLPMQDAFKIVRGNGKRRLAVFEDPNCGYCKQFEREMKSVDNVTVYLFLYPVLGPDSTVKARDIWCSKDKAKTWNDWMATQVKPASAGPGCDVAALQRNLEFGRKYNISGTPTLIFSDGTRAPGAIPAAEVEKQLAALN; from the coding sequence ATGAAAAAACTCGTCCGTCCTCTTTTCGCCGCCGTGGCCTTCGGCTGCGTCCTCGCGAGCGCCATGGCCGGCGAAGCCGAGATCCGCAAGAACCTGGCGGCGCGCATTCCGCAGTTCGCCAAGATCGACGAGGTCACCAAGGCACCGATGCCCGGCCTCTACGAGGTGCGCCTCAACGGCTTCGAGATCTACTACACCGACGAGCAGGGCAACTACCTGCTGCAGGGCAACCTGATCGACGTCAAGGCGCGCAAGAACCTGACCGAGGAGCGGGTCGAGAAGCTCAGCGAGGTCGCCTTCGACAAGCTGCCGATGCAGGACGCCTTCAAGATCGTGCGCGGCAACGGCAAGCGCCGCCTGGCCGTGTTCGAGGATCCCAACTGCGGCTACTGCAAGCAGTTCGAGCGCGAGATGAAGAGCGTCGACAACGTCACGGTCTACCTCTTCCTGTACCCGGTGCTCGGTCCCGATTCGACGGTCAAGGCGCGCGACATCTGGTGCAGCAAGGACAAGGCCAAGACCTGGAACGACTGGATGGCGACCCAGGTCAAGCCCGCGAGCGCGGGCCCCGGCTGCGACGTGGCGGCACTGCAGCGCAATCTCGAATTCGGCCGCAAGTACAACATCAGCGGCACGCCGACGCTGATCTTCAGCGACGGCACCCGCGCGCCGGGGGCGATTCCCGCCGCCGAAGTCGAAAAGCAACTCGCCGCGCTCAACTGA
- a CDS encoding YqaA family protein, giving the protein MQAWFDSLLALLALPQYGLSTLFVAAFVSATLVPIGSEPALFGLLKLNPDLFWPALGVATLGNTLGGVVDWWMGYAAHKVADKYAHSKHHLRVLGWLERLGPKACLLSWLPVVGDPLCAVAGWLKLAFWPCVIYMAIGKFARYLTMTLALLYLWPQ; this is encoded by the coding sequence ATGCAGGCCTGGTTCGACTCCCTCCTGGCGCTTCTGGCGCTGCCGCAATACGGACTCAGCACGCTGTTCGTGGCCGCTTTCGTCTCCGCCACCCTGGTGCCGATCGGCTCCGAGCCGGCGCTGTTCGGCCTGCTCAAGCTCAACCCGGACCTGTTCTGGCCGGCCCTCGGCGTGGCCACGCTCGGCAACACCCTGGGCGGCGTGGTCGACTGGTGGATGGGCTATGCCGCCCACAAGGTCGCCGACAAGTACGCGCATTCGAAACATCACCTGCGCGTGCTCGGATGGCTGGAGCGGCTCGGCCCGAAGGCCTGCCTGCTGAGCTGGCTGCCGGTCGTCGGCGATCCGCTGTGTGCCGTTGCGGGCTGGCTCAAGCTGGCGTTCTGGCCTTGCGTGATCTACATGGCGATCGGCAAGTTCGCGCGCTACCTCACGATGACGTTGGCGCTGCTCTACCTGTGGCCGCAGTGA
- the dusB gene encoding tRNA dihydrouridine synthase DusB, protein MTLHIGTIALENRLFVAPMAGVTDRPFRMLCRELGAGYAVSEMVTSKKELWGTLKTSRRANHDGEPGPIAVQIAGTDAAMMAEAAQYNIDRGAQIIDINMGCPAKKVCNKWAGSALMRDEPLALEIVEAVVQAAAPHAVPVTLKMRTGWSEDHRNAVTLARRFEQAGVQMLTVHGRTREQGYKGQAEYDTIAAVKSAVRIPVVANGDIVSPEKAREVLALTGADALMVGRAAQGRPWIFREIAHFLATGAQLAPPLVAEVRRLMLDHLQQHYALYGDYSGVRTARKHIGWYVRALPGGEAFRAAMNAIEDCDAQLRAVGDFFDALAARMDRIPPTGTGDVPESSDLFAADALA, encoded by the coding sequence ATGACCCTGCACATCGGCACCATCGCGCTGGAGAACCGCCTGTTCGTCGCGCCCATGGCGGGCGTCACGGACCGGCCCTTCCGCATGCTGTGCCGCGAACTCGGCGCGGGCTACGCGGTCAGCGAGATGGTCACGTCGAAGAAGGAGCTCTGGGGCACGCTCAAGACGTCGCGCCGCGCCAACCACGACGGCGAGCCGGGCCCCATCGCGGTGCAGATCGCCGGCACCGATGCGGCCATGATGGCCGAGGCCGCGCAGTACAACATCGACCGCGGCGCGCAGATCATCGACATCAACATGGGCTGCCCGGCCAAGAAAGTCTGCAACAAGTGGGCCGGATCGGCGCTGATGCGCGACGAGCCGCTGGCGCTCGAGATCGTCGAGGCGGTGGTGCAGGCCGCGGCACCGCACGCGGTGCCGGTCACGCTCAAGATGCGCACCGGCTGGAGCGAGGACCACCGCAACGCCGTGACGCTGGCGCGCCGCTTCGAGCAGGCCGGCGTGCAGATGCTCACCGTGCACGGCCGCACCCGCGAGCAGGGCTACAAGGGCCAGGCCGAATACGACACCATCGCTGCGGTCAAGTCCGCGGTACGCATTCCGGTGGTGGCCAACGGCGACATCGTCTCACCCGAAAAGGCGCGCGAGGTGCTCGCCCTGACCGGCGCCGATGCGCTGATGGTCGGCCGCGCCGCGCAGGGACGGCCCTGGATTTTCCGGGAGATCGCGCACTTTCTCGCCACGGGCGCGCAACTCGCGCCGCCGCTGGTGGCGGAAGTGCGCCGGCTCATGCTCGATCACCTGCAGCAGCACTATGCCCTGTATGGCGACTACAGCGGCGTGCGGACCGCACGAAAGCACATCGGCTGGTATGTGCGCGCACTGCCCGGCGGCGAGGCATTCCGCGCCGCGATGAACGCCATCGAGGACTGCGATGCGCAACTGCGCGCGGTCGGCGATTTCTTCGATGCGCTCGCGGCGCGCATGGATCGCATCCCGCCGACCGGCACCGGCGATGTGCCCGAATCGAGCGATCTCTTCGCGGCCGACGCGCTGGCGTGA
- a CDS encoding MOSC domain-containing protein, whose product MNAPAFDLQATIARLFVYPVKSCAGVELDEALLIETGLEFDRAWMVVDADGEFVTQRELPRMVLIRPQLKHYEMVLRAPGMLALHVAFDRVEKPVRVRVWKDHVKAYDMGDIAAQWFSDFLSEPGRPRQLRMVRFDPEQQRLSSRQWTGEVEAPNQFADGFPILVASEGSMAELNAKLAAAGHGAVGIERFRPNVVLAGIEAHDEDRVETLHISTAEGEATLRPVKPCARCPIPDIDPATALSTPEVGDMLRTYRADPRVDGAITFGMNAIVLQGVEHALRVGQPVGANLRFE is encoded by the coding sequence GTGAACGCTCCCGCCTTCGACCTCCAAGCCACCATCGCGCGCCTGTTCGTCTACCCGGTCAAGTCCTGTGCCGGCGTCGAGCTGGACGAGGCGCTCCTGATCGAAACCGGACTGGAGTTCGACCGCGCCTGGATGGTGGTCGATGCCGACGGCGAATTCGTCACCCAGCGCGAGCTGCCGCGCATGGTGCTGATCCGGCCACAGCTCAAGCACTACGAGATGGTGCTGCGCGCGCCGGGCATGCTGGCGCTGCACGTGGCTTTCGACCGCGTCGAGAAGCCGGTGCGCGTGCGCGTGTGGAAGGACCATGTGAAGGCCTACGACATGGGCGACATCGCGGCGCAGTGGTTCAGCGACTTTCTCTCTGAGCCCGGCCGCCCGCGCCAGCTGCGCATGGTGCGCTTCGATCCCGAGCAGCAGCGCCTGTCGAGCCGCCAATGGACCGGCGAGGTCGAGGCGCCGAACCAGTTCGCCGATGGTTTTCCGATCCTGGTGGCCAGTGAGGGATCGATGGCCGAACTCAACGCGAAGCTGGCCGCGGCCGGCCATGGCGCGGTCGGCATCGAGCGCTTCCGGCCCAACGTGGTGCTCGCGGGCATCGAGGCGCACGACGAGGACCGCGTCGAGACGCTGCACATCAGCACCGCGGAAGGCGAGGCCACGCTGCGCCCGGTCAAGCCCTGCGCGCGCTGCCCGATCCCCGACATCGACCCGGCCACCGCGCTGAGTACGCCCGAGGTCGGCGACATGCTGCGCACCTACCGCGCCGATCCGCGCGTCGACGGCGCGATCACCTTCGGCATGAATGCGATCGTGCTGCAGGGCGTGGAGCATGCGCTGCGCGTGGGCCAGCCGGTCGGCGCCAACCTGCGTTTCGAATGA
- the ychF gene encoding redox-regulated ATPase YchF, whose product MSLQCGIVGLPNVGKSTLFNALTKAGIAAENYPFCTIEPNVGVVEVPDPRLAQLADIVKPERIVPAIVEFVDIAGLVAGASQGEGLGNQFLAHIRETDAIVNVVRCFEDDNVIHVAGKVDPISDIEVIQTELCLADLSTVEKALHRHTKTARSGDKEAIKLVALLEKCHAALNENKPVRAIEFSKEDRPLIKQFSLITAKPAMFVGNVAEDGFENNPFLDRLREYAAAQNAPVVAICAKIEAELADMDDEDRTMFLAEIGQDEPGLNRLIRAAYSLLGLQTYFTAGVKEVRAWTIHIGDTGPQAAGVIHTDFEKGYIRAQTIAFNDFVAFKGEQGAKDAGKMRAEGKEYVVRDGDVMNFLFSS is encoded by the coding sequence ATGAGTCTCCAGTGCGGCATCGTCGGCCTGCCCAACGTCGGCAAGTCCACCCTTTTCAACGCCTTGACCAAGGCCGGCATCGCGGCCGAGAACTATCCGTTCTGCACCATCGAGCCCAATGTCGGCGTGGTCGAGGTGCCCGATCCGCGGCTCGCGCAGCTGGCCGACATCGTGAAGCCCGAGCGCATCGTGCCGGCCATCGTCGAGTTCGTCGACATCGCGGGCCTGGTGGCTGGCGCCAGCCAGGGCGAAGGCCTGGGCAACCAGTTCCTCGCGCACATCCGCGAGACCGACGCGATCGTGAACGTGGTGCGCTGCTTCGAGGACGACAACGTGATCCACGTGGCCGGCAAGGTCGACCCGATCTCCGACATCGAGGTGATCCAGACCGAGCTCTGCCTGGCCGACCTGTCGACGGTCGAGAAGGCGCTGCACCGCCACACCAAGACTGCGCGTTCGGGCGACAAGGAAGCGATCAAGCTGGTGGCCCTGCTCGAGAAATGCCATGCCGCGCTGAACGAGAACAAGCCGGTGCGCGCGATCGAATTCAGCAAGGAAGACCGGCCGCTGATCAAGCAGTTCTCGCTGATCACCGCCAAGCCCGCGATGTTCGTCGGCAACGTCGCGGAAGACGGCTTCGAGAACAATCCCTTCCTCGACCGCCTGCGCGAATACGCCGCGGCGCAGAACGCACCCGTGGTCGCCATCTGCGCCAAGATCGAGGCCGAACTGGCCGACATGGACGACGAGGACCGCACGATGTTCCTGGCCGAGATCGGGCAGGACGAGCCCGGCCTCAACCGCCTGATCCGCGCCGCCTATTCGCTGCTCGGCCTGCAGACCTACTTCACGGCCGGCGTGAAGGAAGTGCGCGCCTGGACCATCCACATCGGCGACACCGGCCCGCAGGCCGCGGGCGTGATCCACACCGACTTCGAGAAGGGCTACATCCGCGCGCAGACCATCGCCTTCAACGACTTCGTCGCGTTCAAGGGCGAGCAGGGCGCGAAGGACGCGGGGAAGATGCGGGCCGAGGGCAAGGAGTACGTCGTCAGGGATGGCGATGTGATGAATTTCCTGTTCAGTTCCTGA